A single Natranaerobius thermophilus JW/NM-WN-LF DNA region contains:
- a CDS encoding ATP-grasp domain-containing protein, protein MSKKFNVLILCGEKEVPIIQENIKYLENYNVETETSDKILQMGTQKYLEEMIELLNQEPERYHGIIGTRDMTSVFANVIAEKTGKMCTSVESMINCQNKYISRKLQQKYVPEATPRFWLDSYFLKEFPIKPPYFVKPVRANMSYSSKKLNSYDDLRELIKDRTQELTSYNKYYLDAIHVASHLKNQENLDTCNKFICEELIPGEQVTVNGYIFQGKVKIYGLVKAAFWDEKISFSHHEYPYELPEELDTKVKNVVEQAVKGLGLDNTFFNVELRIDQDKKQVYIIEVNSRMAFQFAKMIESVEGVNLVKSLCDLAVGKQPDEEQTNIERRYKYCFNFELREFADRNIVRIPMERNLKEINELYPEVTVKNLVDANSKLSDYKQNLESFRYAIIDVPGNSRDEIMEKYRDIKSRLGYEFDSELKEAN, encoded by the coding sequence ATGTCCAAGAAATTTAATGTTTTAATTCTATGTGGGGAGAAAGAAGTGCCAATTATACAAGAAAACATTAAGTATCTTGAAAACTACAATGTTGAAACAGAAACTTCAGACAAAATACTTCAAATGGGTACCCAAAAATATTTAGAAGAAATGATAGAACTGTTAAATCAGGAGCCTGAGAGATATCATGGAATTATAGGAACAAGGGATATGACAAGTGTATTTGCCAATGTAATTGCTGAAAAGACTGGTAAAATGTGTACTTCAGTTGAAAGTATGATTAACTGCCAGAACAAGTATATTTCTAGAAAACTACAGCAAAAATATGTCCCAGAGGCTACACCCAGATTTTGGTTGGATTCATACTTCTTAAAAGAATTCCCCATTAAACCACCCTATTTTGTCAAACCTGTTAGGGCTAATATGTCCTATTCCAGTAAAAAACTTAATTCTTATGATGATTTGAGAGAACTTATTAAGGACAGGACTCAAGAGCTCACTTCTTATAATAAATACTATTTAGATGCAATCCATGTAGCTTCTCATTTAAAAAACCAGGAAAACTTAGATACTTGTAATAAGTTTATCTGTGAGGAGCTCATACCAGGTGAACAGGTGACTGTTAACGGATATATTTTTCAAGGGAAAGTCAAAATTTACGGTTTAGTTAAAGCGGCTTTTTGGGATGAGAAAATCAGTTTCAGCCATCATGAATATCCCTATGAACTACCGGAAGAACTAGATACAAAAGTAAAAAATGTAGTAGAACAAGCAGTAAAAGGACTTGGTTTGGATAATACATTCTTCAATGTAGAATTAAGAATTGATCAAGATAAAAAACAGGTATATATTATTGAAGTTAATTCAAGAATGGCATTTCAATTTGCGAAAATGATTGAATCTGTAGAGGGAGTTAATTTAGTTAAGTCCCTTTGTGATCTCGCAGTAGGCAAACAACCTGATGAAGAACAAACAAATATTGAAAGAAGATACAAGTATTGTTTCAACTTTGAATTGAGAGAGTTTGCAGATAGAAATATAGTTAGAATTCCAATGGAAAGAAACTTGAAAGAGATAAATGAATTGTATCCCGAAGTAACAGTTAAGAATTTGGTTGATGCGAATAGCAAGTTATCTGATTATAAACAAAACCTAGAAAGCTTTAGATACGCTATCATTGATGTCCCTGGTAATTCTAGAGATGAAATAATGGAAAAATACAGAGACATAAAATCCAGATTAGGTTATGAATTCGATAGTGAACTTAAAGAAGCCAATTAA
- a CDS encoding polysaccharide deacetylase family protein, translating into MTKKTFQTKSFSNLLTVIFCLSMITVLAIPLIGCQDEETKSPKESQEETTEKDEKSESEDNKEKDESQTDENEENPEETIDFQEVQPNELGDVMILMYHQIGDEEDTWQRTRENFREDLERLYEKDYRLVNLMDVVNGNIDLPPGKTPVVLTFDDASKGQFGYIEEDGEKTIDPDTAVGIILEMKEKYDDFTIGGTFYVNYIPVPFRDKELYEEKIAHLDELGFEIGNHGYNHLNLKDLDAQEIQEELGRPHKITENIIPEYQLESLALAFGAWPGQDDLKEFVYSGEYEDIEYEHNAVLNVGAEPANSPFHKDFDPLDLPRVRADQKRMDQWLSYYENNPEKRYVSDGNPDTITIPQELKEELNTDFKDHKELEIQTYTVD; encoded by the coding sequence ATGACTAAAAAAACTTTTCAAACCAAGTCATTTTCAAACTTATTAACAGTAATTTTCTGCTTAAGTATGATTACAGTACTGGCAATTCCTTTGATAGGATGTCAGGATGAAGAAACAAAATCTCCAAAGGAGTCACAAGAAGAAACAACAGAAAAAGATGAAAAATCTGAATCTGAAGATAATAAAGAAAAAGATGAATCACAAACAGATGAAAACGAGGAGAACCCTGAAGAAACCATAGACTTTCAAGAGGTTCAACCCAATGAACTGGGAGATGTGATGATTTTAATGTATCATCAAATTGGTGATGAAGAAGACACCTGGCAAAGAACTCGCGAAAATTTCAGAGAAGACCTGGAACGTTTATACGAAAAAGATTATCGACTGGTAAACTTAATGGATGTTGTTAACGGAAATATTGATCTGCCACCGGGAAAAACTCCGGTAGTATTAACATTTGACGATGCTTCAAAGGGACAATTTGGTTATATTGAGGAGGATGGTGAAAAAACCATCGACCCTGATACAGCTGTTGGAATTATCCTAGAAATGAAAGAAAAATACGATGATTTTACTATAGGAGGTACCTTTTACGTCAATTATATACCTGTCCCTTTCAGGGACAAGGAATTATACGAAGAAAAAATAGCTCATCTGGATGAGCTAGGATTTGAAATCGGAAACCATGGATATAATCATCTAAATCTTAAAGATTTAGATGCCCAGGAAATTCAAGAAGAATTGGGACGACCCCATAAAATTACCGAAAATATTATACCTGAATACCAGTTAGAAAGTTTAGCCTTGGCCTTCGGAGCTTGGCCTGGTCAAGATGATCTAAAAGAATTTGTATACTCAGGTGAATACGAAGATATTGAATACGAACATAATGCGGTTTTAAATGTCGGGGCAGAGCCAGCTAACTCCCCTTTCCATAAGGATTTTGATCCCCTGGATTTACCCAGGGTCAGGGCAGATCAAAAGCGCATGGACCAATGGTTATCATACTATGAAAACAACCCGGAAAAAAGATATGTGAGTGATGGCAATCCCGATACTATTACTATTCCTCAAGAACTGAAAGAAGAGTTAAATACGGATTTTAAAGATCACAAAGAACTAGAGATCCAAACTTATACTGTAGACTGA
- a CDS encoding Gfo/Idh/MocA family protein: MSYSIALIGAGHRGKDIYGKFIKNHCPQLKITAVAEPNLYKRKLVAREHQVPSQNQFHSYDKLLSQNKLADALLITTMDHDHYKPVMKGIDSGYKILVEKPIAPNFHEFTDIVNKAFATKADILVAHVLRYTPFYQKLKQLLTDGTIGKIKSIQHIENVGYFHFAHSYVRGNWRNEQVSAPLFLAKSSHDFDLFSWLLDRKSLTVYAQGEQQYFTRENSPEKAGKRCFKCQAESNCPYSARHIYLDKHLPWPQEIIDSMPPRYQRYLGVRFTNLGKCVYQCDNTMPEILTASLNYEDNIQVSFTLTGLSKEMNRTTTIFGTKGELRADFAHSQIRLMPFRGQEKTFEVTKKAGAHGGGDLGLMEHFDGFIKGGNLSKDASTLEESIESHITAFAAEQSRITGKTVEINNLRRQLKY; encoded by the coding sequence ATGTCTTACAGCATAGCCTTAATTGGAGCAGGACACCGAGGAAAAGATATCTACGGCAAGTTTATAAAAAACCACTGTCCCCAATTAAAAATTACTGCAGTGGCTGAACCCAATTTATATAAAAGAAAACTAGTGGCTAGAGAACATCAAGTACCTTCACAAAATCAATTTCACTCCTATGATAAGCTACTATCTCAAAATAAACTTGCCGATGCTTTACTTATTACTACAATGGATCACGATCATTATAAGCCGGTTATGAAAGGTATTGACAGTGGATATAAAATTCTGGTGGAAAAGCCTATAGCACCCAATTTTCATGAATTTACAGATATTGTTAATAAAGCTTTTGCCACCAAGGCAGATATCTTAGTTGCCCATGTACTGCGATATACTCCTTTTTATCAAAAACTAAAGCAATTGCTGACAGATGGTACAATTGGAAAAATAAAAAGTATTCAACATATAGAAAATGTGGGTTATTTCCATTTCGCACATAGTTATGTAAGAGGTAATTGGCGCAATGAACAAGTTTCGGCACCACTGTTTTTAGCAAAAAGCTCCCACGACTTCGATTTGTTTTCATGGCTTTTAGATAGAAAAAGCTTAACGGTTTATGCTCAAGGAGAACAACAATATTTTACTAGGGAAAATTCGCCTGAGAAGGCAGGAAAGCGCTGTTTCAAATGTCAAGCTGAAAGTAACTGTCCTTATTCCGCCAGACATATCTATTTAGATAAACATCTACCCTGGCCTCAAGAAATAATTGATTCCATGCCACCTAGATATCAGCGCTATTTAGGAGTCCGGTTTACCAATCTGGGGAAATGCGTGTATCAATGTGATAATACTATGCCCGAAATTTTAACTGCATCTTTAAATTATGAAGACAATATCCAGGTCAGTTTTACCCTCACAGGTCTATCAAAAGAAATGAATAGAACAACCACTATCTTTGGAACTAAGGGAGAGCTAAGAGCAGATTTTGCTCATAGTCAAATACGACTAATGCCTTTCAGAGGTCAAGAAAAGACTTTTGAAGTAACTAAAAAAGCTGGAGCCCACGGAGGAGGAGATTTGGGGTTAATGGAACATTTTGATGGCTTTATTAAGGGAGGAAATCTATCGAAAGATGCTTCCACTCTAGAAGAATCCATAGAAAGCCATATTACAGCTTTTGCGGCAGAACAATCAAGAATTACTGGAAAAACTGTTGAAATAAATAACTTAAGGAGACAGTTAAAATATTAA
- a CDS encoding AAA family ATPase: MDSSDKLENLIDSLSQAILGKREIIRQLVIGISSNGHILFEDVPGVGKTTLVKGLAKAIGFRFRRVQCTPDLLPADITGVTVYNNKTGEWDFQAGPIFTQILLADEINRTSPKTQSALLEAMEEQQVTVDGTTRYLTEPFFVLATQNPQEYEGTFPLPESQLDRFAMKLTLGYPPKHEEKSLLNKFTYYEPLNYVENIMNPEELLKIQREIEQVYVDDSILEYATELSRESREHQQIELGISPRGTLHLIKSAKATACLAGRNFVLPDDIQEMIYPVYSHRLVINQAALLERLENEEVIQDIINKVRVPGNTGRFR; this comes from the coding sequence ATGGATTCCTCTGATAAACTGGAAAATTTAATTGATAGCTTGTCTCAGGCCATTCTGGGGAAACGGGAAATAATTAGACAACTGGTTATTGGTATTTCCTCTAATGGGCACATCTTATTTGAAGATGTGCCTGGAGTAGGAAAAACCACACTAGTAAAGGGTCTGGCTAAAGCCATTGGTTTTCGATTCAGAAGAGTACAATGTACCCCGGATCTACTTCCGGCAGATATCACAGGAGTAACAGTTTACAATAATAAAACTGGTGAATGGGACTTTCAAGCAGGCCCTATATTCACCCAAATTTTACTGGCTGATGAAATTAATAGAACCTCACCTAAAACCCAATCAGCTCTTCTTGAAGCCATGGAAGAGCAACAAGTTACAGTAGATGGGACCACTCGTTATCTGACTGAACCGTTTTTTGTATTGGCAACTCAAAACCCACAAGAGTATGAAGGCACATTTCCCTTGCCCGAATCTCAACTTGACCGTTTTGCCATGAAGCTTACTTTAGGATATCCGCCAAAGCATGAAGAAAAAAGTCTTTTAAATAAATTTACTTATTATGAGCCATTAAATTATGTTGAAAATATCATGAATCCTGAAGAGTTATTAAAAATTCAACGAGAAATTGAGCAGGTTTACGTTGATGACAGTATATTAGAATATGCAACTGAGTTATCTCGTGAAAGTAGAGAGCATCAACAAATTGAATTGGGAATTAGCCCCAGAGGAACTTTACACTTAATCAAATCTGCCAAAGCAACTGCTTGTCTTGCAGGCCGTAATTTTGTTCTTCCCGATGATATTCAAGAGATGATTTATCCAGTTTATAGTCATAGACTTGTAATAAATCAAGCAGCCCTGTTGGAAAGATTAGAAAACGAGGAGGTTATACAAGATATAATTAATAAAGTTAGGGTGCCTGGTAATACCGGAAGGTTTAGGTGA
- a CDS encoding diacylglycerol/lipid kinase family protein: protein MFLIVYNPKAGHVQSQNLSDLTRKIKERNFQVKSIALTETDFYEQLMDNLTKTRWLISFGGDGTLNTLISYLSPLADEKLPVLIPYPSGTANDFSYQLYGGTPEIEQILTAVEREEYCYLDVGKVNDNYFINVLGAGIFVDVAYKTDSALKQRIGMWAYWFEAIKQIPNFKPITFFIDDGVNCQEIEGYLLLVLNGKGAGGFKSLAPESSLRDGKLDLVVIKESRTLLSLASLFPKILRGDHLDDHRVTYIQKNTFKIKLDNKTDSDVVCVVDGEKGPDFPLEVQVLNQKLPFLHCQY from the coding sequence ATGTTTTTGATTGTTTATAATCCCAAGGCTGGTCATGTCCAAAGTCAAAACTTATCGGACTTGACGAGGAAAATTAAAGAAAGAAATTTTCAAGTTAAATCAATAGCCTTAACTGAGACAGATTTTTATGAACAACTGATGGATAATTTGACAAAGACTCGATGGCTAATATCTTTTGGCGGTGATGGGACTTTAAATACATTGATAAGTTATTTGTCACCTTTAGCTGATGAGAAATTGCCTGTATTGATTCCCTATCCTTCTGGAACAGCTAATGATTTTTCCTATCAGTTATATGGGGGTACTCCAGAAATAGAGCAAATTTTAACCGCTGTGGAAAGGGAAGAATATTGTTATTTAGATGTGGGGAAAGTCAATGACAATTATTTTATTAATGTTCTTGGTGCGGGAATTTTTGTTGATGTAGCTTATAAAACAGATTCAGCTTTGAAACAACGGATCGGCATGTGGGCGTATTGGTTCGAAGCTATTAAGCAAATTCCTAATTTTAAACCTATAACATTTTTTATAGATGATGGGGTTAATTGTCAAGAAATTGAAGGTTATTTGCTTCTTGTACTAAACGGGAAAGGAGCCGGGGGCTTTAAAAGCCTAGCACCTGAATCTTCTCTGAGAGACGGTAAATTGGATCTGGTTGTAATTAAGGAATCAAGAACTTTATTATCCCTTGCCTCTTTATTCCCTAAAATATTACGAGGTGATCATCTGGATGATCATCGGGTTACTTATATACAAAAAAACACTTTTAAAATTAAATTAGATAATAAAACCGATAGTGATGTTGTTTGTGTTGTAGATGGTGAAAAGGGACCCGATTTTCCTTTGGAAGTACAGGTTTTAAATCAGAAGTTACCCTTTTTGCATTGTCAATATTAA
- the proS gene encoding proline--tRNA ligase translates to MSKNNEEFVKEITPQSEDYSQWYLDVIKKTKLVDYAPVKGCMVIRPYGYAIWEKMKEGLDRRIKETGHENAYFPLFIPESLLQKEADHVEGFAPEVAWITKGGDEELSESLAVRPTSEAMFGEMYSDWIQSWRDLPVLINQWANVVRWEKSTKPFLRTSEFLWQEGHTAHRTEEDAEEEALQMLDVYKDFVENDMAIPVLNGLKSEKEKFAGALRTFCIEALMSDGRALQAGTSHNLGQHFAKVFDITFLDQDDERKYVWQTSWGVSTRLIGALIMVHGDNRGLKIPPKVAPHQLVMVPITPKKQREQVLEESDKLYQELKDKFRVKLDNREEHTPGWKFNEWEMKGVPIRLEIGPKDIEKDQVVLVRRDTDEKMFVKRDELIDKLEELIEDIQNKMLQTAKNFLEENTHTASSLDELGQILEQKRGMIKAYWCGNQACEEKVKDDTKATIRVIPFEAETGGSCIACGYHNDDNKEVFFARAY, encoded by the coding sequence ATGTCTAAAAACAATGAGGAATTCGTTAAAGAAATAACCCCTCAATCTGAAGACTATTCCCAGTGGTATCTGGATGTGATTAAAAAGACTAAACTTGTGGATTACGCTCCTGTAAAAGGTTGTATGGTGATTAGACCCTATGGTTATGCAATTTGGGAAAAAATGAAGGAAGGCCTAGATCGTAGAATCAAAGAGACGGGTCACGAAAATGCTTATTTTCCGTTATTTATTCCAGAATCTTTACTACAAAAGGAAGCAGATCACGTAGAAGGGTTTGCTCCTGAAGTTGCCTGGATTACTAAAGGTGGAGATGAAGAACTATCAGAGTCTTTAGCTGTCAGGCCTACTTCGGAAGCTATGTTTGGTGAAATGTACAGCGATTGGATTCAATCATGGAGAGACCTGCCTGTATTAATAAATCAGTGGGCCAATGTGGTTCGCTGGGAAAAATCCACAAAACCTTTCTTGAGAACTTCTGAATTCCTATGGCAAGAAGGACATACCGCCCATAGAACTGAAGAAGACGCTGAAGAAGAAGCTTTACAAATGCTTGATGTATATAAGGATTTTGTTGAAAATGACATGGCAATTCCTGTGTTAAATGGCTTGAAATCGGAAAAAGAAAAGTTTGCTGGAGCTCTGCGAACTTTCTGTATTGAGGCCTTGATGTCAGATGGTAGAGCTTTACAAGCCGGTACCAGTCACAATTTGGGTCAACACTTTGCTAAGGTATTCGATATCACCTTCTTAGATCAGGATGATGAGCGGAAATATGTTTGGCAGACTTCATGGGGTGTTTCAACCAGGTTAATAGGTGCATTGATTATGGTACATGGTGATAACCGTGGCCTAAAAATTCCACCAAAAGTAGCACCACACCAGCTGGTAATGGTTCCAATTACACCTAAAAAACAGCGTGAACAGGTATTGGAAGAAAGCGATAAACTATATCAAGAGCTTAAAGATAAATTCCGAGTTAAATTAGATAACAGAGAAGAACATACTCCTGGTTGGAAATTCAATGAATGGGAAATGAAAGGAGTACCTATCAGGCTTGAAATTGGACCTAAAGACATAGAAAAAGATCAAGTTGTCCTTGTAAGACGGGATACAGATGAAAAAATGTTTGTTAAACGTGATGAACTAATAGATAAACTTGAGGAATTAATTGAGGATATTCAAAACAAAATGCTTCAAACAGCTAAGAACTTTTTAGAAGAAAATACCCATACAGCTTCGAGTTTAGATGAACTAGGACAAATTCTGGAACAAAAACGAGGAATGATTAAGGCTTATTGGTGTGGAAATCAAGCATGTGAAGAAAAGGTTAAAGATGATACCAAAGCCACAATAAGAGTTATTCCTTTTGAGGCTGAAACAGGGGGTAGCTGTATCGCATGTGGCTATCATAATGACGATAATAAGGAAGTGTTTTTTGCCAGGGCATATTAA
- a CDS encoding metal-dependent hydrolase family protein yields MTKILACGKVFTGETNKVFSRGAVAVQDNEIIDIDVDSQNPGEELKKKYPEAEYYDLSGHTVLPGLIDSHIHLDLHGMADTFDENFVEDKLRSIRASRAMEDTLFSGFTTVRNCGSVNWIDISVKEAVRRGIINGPRILTSGKILSITSPGSEYFYGLYREADGYDGFKLAAREQLKMGADLLKLMATGAIMNPGGVPGATQPDEKEIKAIVREAKKLNKKVAAHAHGAEGIKNAVRAGVDTIEHGTFADNESHELMVEYGVYLVPTLAPDYFMSKHGKEGGVASFIVDKLKKKREARLEALDRAIETGVKIACGSDAGTPYNYHENNAQELKVLVSEGLLSPGEAIRSATQYSAEACGLLDELGTISQEKKADIIAVDGDPTENIDVLTDKDNIRFVMKDGEIVKDQRSGKHSSISSQSA; encoded by the coding sequence ATGACTAAAATTCTAGCTTGTGGCAAAGTATTCACTGGAGAAACTAACAAGGTCTTTTCCAGGGGTGCAGTGGCTGTACAAGATAATGAGATTATAGATATAGATGTGGACAGCCAAAATCCTGGAGAAGAACTAAAGAAAAAATACCCTGAGGCCGAATACTATGATCTGAGTGGGCATACTGTGTTACCGGGATTGATAGATAGTCATATTCATCTGGATTTACACGGGATGGCTGATACCTTTGATGAAAACTTCGTTGAGGACAAGTTAAGGTCGATTAGGGCCTCTAGAGCTATGGAGGACACCTTGTTTTCAGGTTTTACTACTGTGAGAAATTGTGGTTCAGTTAACTGGATAGATATCAGTGTAAAAGAAGCTGTTAGACGGGGAATAATTAACGGGCCCCGGATTTTAACCAGTGGTAAAATCTTATCTATTACCAGCCCAGGAAGTGAGTACTTTTACGGTTTATATCGGGAAGCCGATGGTTATGATGGTTTTAAGCTGGCTGCCAGAGAACAGCTAAAGATGGGTGCAGATTTACTAAAGTTAATGGCAACTGGAGCTATTATGAACCCTGGTGGGGTTCCAGGAGCTACTCAACCTGACGAAAAAGAAATTAAAGCTATAGTTAGAGAAGCTAAAAAACTGAATAAAAAAGTAGCAGCTCATGCTCATGGTGCCGAAGGAATTAAAAACGCTGTTAGAGCAGGAGTTGACACCATAGAACATGGAACATTTGCCGATAATGAATCCCATGAATTAATGGTAGAATACGGTGTTTATTTAGTACCTACTCTTGCTCCCGATTACTTTATGAGTAAACATGGTAAAGAGGGTGGTGTAGCTTCATTCATAGTGGATAAATTGAAAAAGAAAAGGGAAGCACGACTAGAAGCTCTCGATAGAGCTATTGAAACTGGAGTTAAAATAGCTTGTGGCTCGGATGCGGGCACTCCATATAATTATCACGAAAACAATGCTCAAGAATTAAAAGTTCTTGTAAGTGAAGGGCTGCTGAGTCCCGGTGAGGCCATTAGAAGTGCCACTCAGTATTCCGCTGAAGCTTGTGGCTTATTAGACGAACTAGGTACTATCTCCCAGGAAAAGAAAGCAGATATTATAGCAGTTGACGGGGATCCAACTGAAAATATAGATGTATTAACAGATAAAGATAATATTAGATTTGTAATGAAAGATGGAGAGATAGTCAAAGATCAACGAAGCGGAAAACACAGCAGCATTTCATCCCAGTCGGCATAA
- a CDS encoding DUF401 family protein: MEVAGVLLGLVVIMSLTYRRVPIGASMLIASAVIAIMAKMPLSTVRGTLLAAIKDDMTIKLVLIVFLIGILGSLLKETGSLDIMLNKLGGLIKDIRILIVLLPSLIGLLTVPGGAVLSAPMVEKAGDKINISREKLCAANIVFRHLWYFVFPLYPTLILVTEMGDIEMHQFLLFNLPIVIIVFLVSFYYLFYGVTDYKQKSDSSSSSRIRDFTSFIRSISPILVAVFMAMFFDIYLPIALLLGTILAFINYLETKEGQQYIMEQIRNRFKYVKAGMNFNMVLAIIGIMVFKDFVEASGAINLIANWMVSLGVSLEILILAATFVTGFLTANHIAGVGIIYPVLSPLFPAAEYVPLMGLLFAGGVTGYLISPMHLCLILTREYFEVAFFRMYLHVVPLILMMLLGAGLTAFFWQLF; encoded by the coding sequence TTGGAAGTAGCCGGTGTTTTATTAGGACTTGTCGTAATTATGTCACTAACTTACAGAAGAGTGCCCATAGGAGCTTCAATGTTAATAGCATCTGCGGTAATTGCTATCATGGCTAAAATGCCTTTAAGTACAGTGAGAGGAACTTTGCTAGCTGCTATCAAGGATGATATGACTATAAAATTGGTATTAATTGTGTTTTTAATCGGCATTTTAGGTAGCTTACTTAAAGAAACTGGTAGCTTGGATATTATGTTGAATAAATTAGGAGGACTGATTAAAGATATTAGGATCTTGATAGTACTCCTTCCCTCATTAATTGGTTTACTAACAGTACCAGGTGGAGCGGTATTGTCAGCTCCTATGGTTGAGAAAGCTGGTGACAAGATAAATATTTCCCGGGAAAAGTTATGTGCAGCTAATATTGTTTTCCGTCATTTATGGTATTTTGTATTTCCCCTTTATCCAACGTTGATTTTAGTAACAGAAATGGGAGATATAGAAATGCATCAATTTTTACTGTTTAATTTACCAATAGTAATAATAGTTTTCCTAGTCAGCTTTTATTATCTTTTTTATGGTGTTACTGATTACAAACAAAAATCTGATTCCAGTAGTAGTTCACGAATTCGTGATTTTACCAGTTTTATCAGAAGCATTTCACCTATTCTAGTAGCAGTATTTATGGCAATGTTTTTTGATATATACTTGCCAATTGCACTACTTTTAGGAACTATTTTGGCTTTTATAAATTATTTGGAAACTAAAGAAGGTCAACAATATATAATGGAACAAATCAGGAATCGTTTTAAATATGTAAAAGCAGGAATGAACTTTAATATGGTTCTTGCAATAATTGGAATTATGGTATTTAAAGATTTTGTTGAAGCTTCGGGTGCTATAAATTTGATTGCAAATTGGATGGTATCCTTGGGAGTTAGTTTAGAAATTTTAATTTTGGCTGCTACTTTTGTGACGGGATTTTTAACTGCAAATCATATTGCGGGAGTTGGTATTATCTATCCTGTGTTAAGCCCTCTCTTTCCTGCCGCTGAATACGTTCCACTTATGGGATTGTTATTTGCCGGTGGTGTAACTGGTTATTTGATATCACCTATGCATTTGTGTTTAATATTAACGCGTGAATATTTTGAGGTAGCCTTTTTTAGAATGTATTTACATGTAGTGCCATTGATTCTTATGATGCTTCTTGGAGCAGGCTTAACAGCTTTTTTCTGGCAACTTTTTTAA
- a CDS encoding 5-formyltetrahydrofolate cyclo-ligase, protein MGKEVKAKLRKQMTSKRKSITEKFRRSASDKIINTLITKFLTDDIAMIMTYIATKGEVDTYPLIKYGLDKGVGICVPRTFKQTNEMEPVRINDLDRDLQPGSYGIPEPVTELTKSVSISDIDIVIVPGVAFDESGYRLGFGGGYYDKFINSLAPSTKNIALAYEFQIFEKLPRDSWDKPVHAIITEKQTRFINKSFPGQRE, encoded by the coding sequence TTGGGAAAAGAAGTTAAAGCAAAGTTAAGAAAACAAATGACTTCCAAAAGAAAAAGTATAACAGAAAAATTTCGCAGATCTGCCAGTGATAAAATTATTAATACTTTAATAACTAAATTTTTAACTGATGACATAGCTATGATAATGACTTACATAGCTACAAAAGGAGAAGTAGACACTTACCCATTAATTAAATATGGACTAGACAAAGGTGTAGGTATCTGTGTTCCCAGAACTTTTAAACAGACTAATGAGATGGAGCCTGTAAGAATAAATGATTTAGATAGAGATTTACAACCAGGTTCTTATGGCATTCCTGAACCTGTAACTGAGCTTACAAAATCAGTCTCTATTTCTGATATCGATATTGTAATAGTACCGGGAGTAGCCTTTGATGAGTCTGGGTATCGCCTGGGTTTTGGTGGCGGATATTATGATAAATTTATTAATAGTTTAGCACCTAGCACAAAAAATATAGCCCTGGCTTATGAATTTCAGATTTTTGAAAAACTTCCACGCGATTCATGGGATAAGCCAGTACATGCAATCATAACGGAAAAACAAACTCGATTTATTAATAAATCGTTTCCAGGGCAAAGAGAATAA